TCGCCGGTTCCTATTTTGTGGAGTACCTCACCAGCAAGGCGGAAGACGAAGCGTACAAGATCCTGCAACAGATAGAAGACCAGGGTGGCATGATCGCAGCCGTGAAGAAAGGTTACATCCATGCCATGATGGAAGAATCGGCCCGGAAACGGCAGAAGGAAATAGAATCAAATGAGCGCCTGATCGTAGGGGTGAATGAACTGGTCATTCCTCAGGAAGAAGACGATGCTATCCCGATCCAATCGGTGGAGGCATCCGACTCCGAAGCAATAGCCAGGCGCATGGAGGATTGGAAGAAAACAAGAGACATACCTCTATTGCAGGAAAAAATTGCACAACTTCATAACGACGCAAAAAAGGGTGAGAATTATAATCTGATGCCGTCCATTATAGAGGCTGTCAAAGCGTACGCCACTGCTGCAGAGATAATGGGTGTCATCCGGATGGCCCACGGATTTCATTATGACCCGTTGGAAATGATCGATTGTCCGTTTGATATGTAAACGGCATTAAGGGGGGGATAGAGCCTCGTTGCTGAAACCGGAGGTGTGCTTTATATGAGCATCAAACAGCGAATCAAAGTCCTCGTATCAGTTATCGGGCTTGACGGGCATTTCACGGGTGCGGAAATCGTATCCCGCTCTCTGATGGATGCCGGAATGGAAGTGGTATATCTCGGCATTTATCAAACCCCGGAGATGATAGTCAATGCAGCTATCCAGGAGAGCGTGGACGTAATCGGTATAAGCAGCCATGCTTCGAACTACGATCAAATACACCTTCTGATAGATTTACTGAAAAAGAACAACATGAGTCACATTCCGGTAATTTGCGGAGGCGCCATACCGAAACAACACGCTGAGGCACTGATAAAAAAAGGCGTGTCCAAGGTATTTCCGCCTCAGAGCACCTCCGATTCAATTGTGGAGTACATTGTTTCCACGGTAACAAAAGAGAGAACATAGACAGCACGTAGAATGGTTGATCATATTGTCGAAAAGATTGTCAGCGGCGATGTCAGAGCCGGCGCAAAGTTACTCCGTGATATAGATGACGGAGCCGGGGGCACCCGAGAAATCCTGAAACGCCTTCACAGTCATACCGGAAAAGCCTATATAATCGGGATCACCGGCGCTCCCGGGGTCGGCAAGAGCACCGTGGTGGATCAAATGATCCGAGCATTGAGAAAAAACAGGAAAACAGTGGGGGTGCTCGCCATAGATCCGACCAGCCCCTTGACTGGTGGAGCTATACTTGGGGACCGTGTCCGTATGCAGCGGCACAGTCTGGATGAGGGCGTGTTTATTCGCTCGCTGGCGACCCGAGGTCAGTTTGGCGGGCTGACCCAATCCACGCGTTCGGCGATCGATGTGTTGGATGCCATGGGCAAAGATTACATCGTTGTCGAGACGGTAGGAGTCGGCCAGGACGAAATCGATATTGCGAAAAGCGCTCATACAACGGTGATCGTCGTGGTGCCGGGCATGGGGGATCATGTTCAGGCCATCAAGGCCGGGATCTTTGAGGTGGGGGATATCTTTCTGGTCAACAAAGCTGATCGGCCGGATGCTGAAAAGACGATGAATGACCTCAGTGCAATGATTGATATCACAAAGAAGAAGTTCAAGAAAGAAGGTTGGCAGCCCCCCATTCTTATGGCTGAAGCCATCAACAACAAGGGTATCCTCGAACTGCTGCACGAAATCGAAAAGCACCGGGAAAACCGGAAAGCCTTGTCGCGCGAGTCGGCACTTCGCCATGAAACAGCCAGGGCGCGTGTCGAACTGGTGGACATGATAAAAAGCAGGCTCGTTGAAGAGGCGTTGAACCACATAACCGACAGCCCTGAATTCAAGAAGTGCCTGGATAGCATCATCGAGGGCACCAAAGACCCGTATTCCGCATGTGATGAGTTGTTATCAACAAAACTGCACTTGCTCGAGTGATCGAGCGGTTGGGATGAGAAGATACCTATGCGCACCCTCGAAGCAGACGTCCTGATTATAGGAGCGGGCCTGGCAGGCCTCAGGGCAGCGATCGCAGCAGCACAGAACGGCGCCTCCACAATCCTTGTCAGCAAATCGTCGATAGGTGCCGGATGCAACAGCATCCTGGCGGGCGGAGGTTTTGCCATGGCAGTGTTAGGGGTCACTGAGGAAGAACACGCCACGGCAACCATCGGCGCGGGGCAACAGATAAACGAGCGAAAGCTCGTCGAGAAGCTGGTCCGGGACGGCGCAAAGGAAGCTGATTTTCTGAAAGAGATAGGTATCGATCTCGTGCCTCAGAGTTTCGGAGGCAGGGTGGACACAGGAACAAGCACAGGCGGCGGCAGGATGAATGGTGGCGTTCTTTTGATGAAGAAGGTCACCCGGAAGGCCCGTACGTACGAGCATCTCCGCCTTATTCCTTATTTCTTTGTCTACAACATTCTCGTGTCGGGCGATGCCGTGTGCGGGGCGATAGGGTTCGAGAGAGATGGCGCCCCCTGCATGATCTCGTGCAAAGCACTTGTTCTCGCCGCCGGCGGTGGCGCAGGGGTCTACGCCAACAATGATAATTGCAAAAGCATTGCAGGAGATGGTTATGCCCTGGCGCTTGAGGCCGGGCTTTCCCTCGCGGACATGGAGTTCGTGCAATTCTATCCTCTGGGATTTAACGAGC
This window of the Syntrophorhabdales bacterium genome carries:
- the meaB gene encoding methylmalonyl Co-A mutase-associated GTPase MeaB, whose product is MVDHIVEKIVSGDVRAGAKLLRDIDDGAGGTREILKRLHSHTGKAYIIGITGAPGVGKSTVVDQMIRALRKNRKTVGVLAIDPTSPLTGGAILGDRVRMQRHSLDEGVFIRSLATRGQFGGLTQSTRSAIDVLDAMGKDYIVVETVGVGQDEIDIAKSAHTTVIVVVPGMGDHVQAIKAGIFEVGDIFLVNKADRPDAEKTMNDLSAMIDITKKKFKKEGWQPPILMAEAINNKGILELLHEIEKHRENRKALSRESALRHETARARVELVDMIKSRLVEEALNHITDSPEFKKCLDSIIEGTKDPYSACDELLSTKLHLLE
- a CDS encoding cobalamin-dependent protein (Presence of a B(12) (cobalamin)-binding domain implies dependence on cobalamin itself, in one of its several forms, or in some unusual lineages, dependence on a cobalamin-like analog.) is translated as MSIKQRIKVLVSVIGLDGHFTGAEIVSRSLMDAGMEVVYLGIYQTPEMIVNAAIQESVDVIGISSHASNYDQIHLLIDLLKKNNMSHIPVICGGAIPKQHAEALIKKGVSKVFPPQSTSDSIVEYIVSTVTKERT